From a region of the Teredinibacter turnerae genome:
- a CDS encoding TonB-dependent receptor plug domain-containing protein produces MDRFWAVARRFIGCLCAFSWYIAIAAFTTSYCSAHPLSDANSDDLYAMTLAELIELKVVADIASFSRESELGVGSTVDIITRASFERRGAKTLQQAINAYPGLLESPSFFGNSALAIRGYTSAASDTGINMRLDGVPINSFTLGSRLFDIYALQLGTLDRIEMIRGPGSTLYGADAFHGVLSFHTFAGTSDQLALESEISGNDYRQTGMRISQSLSEGWRLNTSLAYSGQGDQNEKYVFTDNSGDTASSYRQNNYDGYMGVMRLQSQQDEHLSSEVALYYRGQDLNRFQGVGRLTGPVMYPDDTGEIDTHVGMLTAGFKLKLDNAMTIDIKNYVWRDNFERRSSSFIPDTTLAELHGGSRIHLTSAQSADTTQWLVGYEFAYMKVLEARNGSTPESVEDRLRRVNSAIFQAKTPLLQSRIQLLYGLRYDYYSDANAHFSPRTGVIFNPTKTSAIKLLYGNAFRPPTAAEISGSSLAGPANGAAEEIDTYELVFMRHSREYRVSLVLFKSIWQDAILLVANTEPSPPLARSNSGENEATGIEMSLNRVGSTLRFDVSGSYVRSRDVTADQEYIAFPETILNIGVGVNLKSVRTRIYLQNRAHFNTYSGPVTVFVDSPERLDDYWRTDLTLTWYSTKQQHEIYLNFQNLLNQENYFPSAASAEGGIADTRFSASLGLRLKY; encoded by the coding sequence ATGGACAGATTCTGGGCGGTGGCACGTCGATTTATTGGTTGCCTGTGTGCGTTTAGCTGGTATATCGCCATTGCAGCGTTTACCACCTCGTATTGCTCCGCGCATCCCTTGTCGGACGCCAACTCTGACGATCTCTATGCTATGACGCTCGCCGAGCTTATTGAGCTGAAGGTAGTGGCAGATATCGCCTCGTTTTCACGCGAAAGCGAACTGGGTGTCGGCTCCACGGTCGACATCATTACGCGTGCCAGTTTCGAACGGCGTGGAGCAAAAACACTCCAGCAGGCCATCAATGCCTATCCGGGTTTACTGGAATCCCCCAGCTTTTTTGGTAACTCAGCGCTTGCCATTCGAGGCTACACGAGTGCTGCCTCTGACACCGGCATAAATATGCGTTTGGACGGTGTTCCCATCAATAGCTTTACCCTCGGGTCACGCTTGTTCGACATCTACGCGCTGCAGCTTGGCACCTTAGATAGAATTGAAATGATCCGCGGGCCCGGATCTACCTTGTACGGAGCCGATGCGTTTCACGGTGTGCTCTCGTTCCACACTTTTGCTGGCACATCCGATCAACTGGCGCTTGAGTCTGAGATCAGCGGCAACGATTACAGACAAACCGGTATGCGCATCAGCCAGTCCCTTTCCGAAGGGTGGCGATTAAACACCAGCCTGGCTTATTCCGGGCAGGGGGATCAAAATGAAAAATACGTTTTTACCGATAATTCAGGCGACACAGCGAGCAGTTATCGCCAAAACAATTACGATGGCTATATGGGGGTTATGCGCCTGCAATCGCAGCAGGACGAACATTTGTCATCAGAGGTAGCGCTCTATTATCGGGGGCAAGATCTCAACCGGTTCCAGGGTGTCGGTCGGCTTACTGGCCCCGTAATGTATCCTGATGACACCGGAGAGATAGATACCCATGTGGGTATGCTCACCGCAGGGTTCAAATTGAAACTCGATAATGCCATGACAATCGATATTAAGAACTACGTCTGGCGAGATAATTTTGAACGGCGTAGCAGTTCTTTTATTCCTGATACCACCCTCGCAGAGTTACATGGGGGTAGTCGTATTCATCTGACCAGCGCGCAAAGTGCCGATACCACCCAGTGGTTAGTGGGCTACGAGTTTGCTTATATGAAAGTGCTGGAGGCAAGAAACGGATCGACACCAGAGTCGGTGGAGGATAGGCTTCGCAGGGTAAACAGCGCCATTTTCCAGGCGAAAACCCCGTTGTTACAAAGCCGTATCCAACTGCTGTACGGGTTGCGGTACGACTACTACTCTGATGCAAACGCGCATTTTTCGCCACGCACTGGCGTTATATTTAATCCCACTAAAACGTCCGCGATAAAACTACTTTATGGCAATGCGTTTCGACCGCCAACGGCGGCGGAGATAAGTGGTAGTAGTCTCGCTGGGCCCGCCAATGGGGCTGCGGAAGAAATCGATACCTACGAACTGGTGTTCATGCGCCATAGTAGGGAGTATCGGGTAAGTCTCGTTTTATTTAAAAGTATCTGGCAGGATGCGATTTTGTTGGTCGCCAATACCGAACCTTCGCCGCCGCTGGCGCGCTCGAATTCCGGCGAAAATGAAGCGACTGGAATTGAGATGTCGTTGAATCGTGTTGGTTCAACCTTGCGGTTTGATGTTAGCGGCTCCTATGTTCGCAGCCGGGACGTTACTGCCGACCAGGAGTACATTGCGTTCCCGGAAACAATTCTGAACATTGGTGTCGGGGTCAATTTGAAAAGCGTGCGCACGCGCATCTATTTACAAAATCGCGCACACTTTAATACCTACAGTGGGCCGGTAACGGTTTTTGTCGATAGTCCAGAGCGCTTGGACGACTATTGGCGAACGGATCTCACGCTTACCTGGTACAGCACGAAACAGCAGCACGAAATTTATCTGAATTTTCAGAACCTGCTTAATCAGGAGAACTATTTTCCTTCTGCGGCCTCCGCGGAAGGCGGAATTGCGGATACCCGATTTAGCGCTTCGCTGGGGTTGAGACTGAAATACTAG